From a region of the uncultured Draconibacterium sp. genome:
- a CDS encoding DUF3857 domain-containing protein, giving the protein MKSLLLLPLFLFVILSANCKENKIKFGKIDKEDLEMTVYEKDTSAVAVVLYEYGDSEIEYNQAVGWRLVFSVHRRIKILKKEGVEYADFQIGLSKDGMYEEEVNGLKAITFNLEGGKIEKTELSKKDIHLDEVNKYYKQETFSMPNVKVGSVIDVKYSIDCKAFVRNMRPWMFQHSIPTVYSEYMVKVPEYFRYRKFTLGFENYAAFEEDSYPVSQVLTYKTRSAADLQTPGLMNNTQYDQSTLAFSNNRYHWVAENMPAFEKEAYISTVDSYIQQVQFELQSVQFPGEKLHTYSESWESINKNLKEDEDFGKIVFRNANFLENETNKLLSGITDDVEKVAILYNHVRANYKFTGRNSIYSKGLRKTVSDKNGNVADINFLLSAYLRNAGFSVKPMVLSTRSNGMFLYPTVTSFNYVVLVADINGKSLLLDAADKDCTINELPYQCLNGNGLIVGGTEPEWINLYNLGNANSQFVSTIQISEDGKLSGSVSIARMGYAAQAFRTEVGEFANTDKYIEDFADRNLDWEIDEHEVNGVNELNNRITEKLAVSLNNKSIFAGDIIYITPLIANTTDENPFKLAERKYPVDFGFKFKENEMVMFNLPEGYVVEEIPETFHAILPGSKASYLFSIQKINDKQLQVISNLAVNQPVFQAEDYAALKELFNHIIEKQSQQIILKKI; this is encoded by the coding sequence ATGAAATCATTGCTATTGTTACCCTTATTTCTATTTGTCATTTTATCTGCAAATTGTAAAGAGAATAAAATCAAGTTTGGAAAGATCGATAAAGAGGATCTTGAAATGACTGTGTATGAAAAAGACACTTCGGCGGTAGCTGTAGTGTTGTATGAGTATGGCGACAGTGAAATTGAGTATAACCAAGCTGTTGGCTGGAGACTGGTATTTTCGGTACACCGGCGAATTAAAATTTTAAAAAAGGAGGGTGTTGAATATGCAGATTTTCAGATTGGACTTAGCAAAGATGGCATGTATGAAGAGGAGGTAAATGGATTAAAGGCCATCACTTTTAATCTGGAAGGTGGAAAAATAGAAAAGACTGAGTTGAGTAAAAAGGATATTCATTTGGATGAAGTAAATAAATATTATAAACAAGAAACTTTTTCCATGCCAAACGTAAAGGTTGGTTCGGTTATCGATGTAAAATACTCCATCGATTGTAAGGCCTTTGTTCGAAATATGCGGCCCTGGATGTTTCAACACAGTATTCCTACTGTTTACAGCGAGTACATGGTGAAAGTTCCTGAATATTTCAGATACAGAAAGTTTACTTTAGGTTTTGAAAACTATGCGGCATTTGAAGAGGATTCGTATCCTGTATCTCAGGTGTTAACGTATAAAACACGTTCCGCAGCAGATTTACAGACTCCTGGACTTATGAATAACACTCAGTATGATCAAAGCACACTGGCTTTTTCCAATAACAGATACCACTGGGTTGCAGAGAATATGCCTGCTTTCGAAAAAGAAGCGTATATTTCAACAGTCGATAGTTATATCCAACAGGTTCAATTTGAATTACAATCTGTTCAGTTTCCCGGTGAAAAGCTCCATACCTATTCCGAGTCATGGGAGTCGATCAATAAAAACTTAAAAGAAGATGAAGATTTCGGTAAGATTGTATTTAGAAATGCAAACTTTCTGGAAAATGAAACCAATAAGCTATTATCAGGAATAACAGACGATGTGGAGAAAGTTGCTATTCTTTATAACCATGTACGCGCTAACTATAAATTTACAGGCAGAAATTCGATATATTCAAAAGGACTTCGTAAAACTGTTTCAGATAAGAATGGAAATGTTGCCGATATTAATTTCCTTTTGTCTGCCTATTTAAGAAACGCCGGATTTTCAGTAAAACCAATGGTGCTAAGTACACGGTCAAATGGAATGTTCTTATATCCAACGGTTACTTCATTTAACTATGTGGTATTGGTTGCCGATATAAATGGTAAATCGTTACTATTAGATGCAGCTGATAAAGATTGCACAATAAATGAGTTGCCTTACCAGTGTCTTAATGGTAATGGTTTAATTGTTGGCGGTACAGAACCGGAGTGGATAAATCTTTACAATCTGGGAAATGCCAATTCTCAATTTGTGTCAACTATTCAAATATCAGAAGATGGCAAGTTATCGGGCTCAGTATCGATAGCGAGAATGGGGTATGCGGCTCAGGCATTCAGAACTGAAGTTGGAGAATTTGCCAATACGGATAAATATATTGAAGATTTTGCTGATAGAAATCTTGATTGGGAAATTGATGAGCATGAGGTAAATGGGGTAAACGAACTTAATAACCGTATAACCGAGAAATTAGCAGTTAGTCTTAACAATAAGAGCATATTTGCCGGAGACATCATTTACATCACTCCTTTAATCGCCAATACAACCGATGAAAATCCATTTAAGTTGGCCGAACGAAAATATCCGGTTGATTTTGGATTTAAGTTTAAGGAAAACGAAATGGTGATGTTTAATTTACCCGAAGGTTATGTAGTTGAAGAGATTCCTGAAACATTTCATGCGATATTGCCCGGATCGAAAGCATCGTATTTGTTTTCAATTCAGAAAATTAATGATAAACAGCTACAGGTAATTTCCAATTTAGCGGTAAATCAGCCGGTATTTCAGGCCGAGGATTATGCGGCGTTAAAAGAGTTGTTTAATCATATTATCGAAAAACAAAGTCAGCAGATTATTCTGAAGAAGATTTAA